The bacterium genomic sequence CGCTGGGAGCTCTGCCGCCGGACGCACGACCGCCTGCGCCGCATCGTGGGGGCGCTGCAGTTTTCGCACGTCGACCCGTCGCGGATTTTCTGCGTGCGCGGCTACGGCTCGACCTCCGAGGCCTGGGCGCGCATCTGGGGACTGCCGAGCCTCTGGCAGCAGGTCCTCGAGATCGGCCCGGCCTACGTCGTCGAGATCATCGAGCCGGAATTCAGCCGGCTGCCCGATGACGAGCAAGACCGCATCCTGATCCACGAGCTCCTGCATATCCCCCGCACGTTCAGCGGCGCGATCCGGCCGCACCGGACGCCGACGTTCCGCATCAACCGCCGGACCGTCGAGCGCTTCTACCAGCAGTACTTGGCGGCGACCATCGGACGCGCGCCGCGCGTGCGCGCCGCGGAGCGCCTGCTGCCGGCGCAGCCTGCCGGCAAGGCCATGGCGGCGATCTCCCCGCGCGCTCCTGCCACCGCGCGCTCCCGCCCCCGCCGAACGTCCGGGAAGCCCTCCGGGCCCGGCCGCCGCCCCCCCGCGCGGTAGATCGCGGCCGGCGGCGCCGCTCCCGGCCGGATCTTCCGGCCGGTGCCCGTCGTACGGTACAATTGCATGCAGGAACTCGCGGCGGCCGGCGAACCGCCGGCCGCGCGCTCGAGGTGCTCGATGTTCGACAATCCGGAGAAACTCTTCATTTTGTTCGTGATCGCGCTCATGATCTTCGGGCCGTCGAAGCTCGCGTCGCTCGGCGCGTCGCTCGGCCGCTCGATCCGCGACTTCCGCAGCGCGGTGAAGGGCGCGCACGAGGAGTTCCGCTCCGCCGTCCAGGAGCACGTCGACACCATCACCCCGGCCCTTCCCTCGCCGGAGTCGATGTCGCTCGAGAGCCCGGCCCCCGAGGTGGACTACGGGACCGCGATGGACACGCCGGCCGCCCCCGGCGCGGACGCCGTCCCCGCGTCCTTGGACGGCCACCATGAAGTGGAAGCCGCCGCGGCGCCGCCCGCCGAGGACGATCCCGGCTCCCTCGCCTCCGAGCCGACGGCCGCGGCGCTGCGGGAGAGTCTCTCGCGCTGACCCGTCTCTTCCTGATCCGCCACGGTCAAACCGGCTGGAACGCCGAGGGACGGCTGCAGGGCCAGCTCGACAGCCCGCTCTCGGACGTCGGACGCGCGCAGAGCGACCGGCTGGCCCAGGTACTCGCGGAAGCCCCGCTGCGCGCCGTGTACAGCAGCCCGCTGTCCCGCGCGCTCGACACGGCGACGGCGATCGCCGCGCGGCACCGCCTCCCCGTCGTCACGGTGGACGCCCTCAAGGAGATCAACCTCGGCAACTGGGAGGGCCTGACGATCGGCGAAGTGGCGGTCCGCCATCCCGGCCTCCTCGCGGCCCGGCGGCGGGATCCGCTGCGTGTGGCGCCCGAAGGGGGCGAGACGATCGCGGACGTCCATGCCCGGGCGCTGCCGGCGGTGCGCGCGATCGTCGCGGCGCATCCCGGGGAGACCGTCGCGGTCGTGGCGCACGGCGCGGTGAACAAAGCGATTCTCTTGAGCGTGCTCGGGTCGCCGCTCGAGTCCTACGGGCGGATGGCGCAGGACAACGCGGCGATCAACGTGCTCGAATGGCGCGCCGGCACGCCGCGCGTCGTCGCCCTCAACGAGACCGGGCACCTCGATGGGCTTCGGCCGCGCGCGGATAGCGCAGAAACACCAGCAGCGCCGCCAGCGTACACGCCCCGGCGACAACCGGAATGAGCCGCAGTCCGAGGGTTTGTCCCGGGCTGTCGCCGAGACCAAGCAGCACGCCGAGGAACGCCGAGGCCAGCGCGGTCGCACCGTTCAGCACGAGACCCTGCACCGCGTAGAACATCGCCTCGCGCGACTCGCCCGACGCCACGCCGTCGGCCTCCGCGATGTCGGCCAGCAGCACGTTGGGAAGGACCAGCAGGCCGGCCAGCGGCGCGGCGGCGAGCACGATGACCGCGTATCCCTGCCCCGTCGGCCCGAACGGCAGGCCGCGCAGGCCGATCGCGCCGATCAGCGGCACGACGATCGTCGCGGCCGCGAGGGTCCATGTCAGCGCCCCGGCCGTTCCGAGCGCGCGGCTCAGGCGCGCCAGGAGCGGCAGCGCGGCGACCGTACACACGAAGGCGGCCCCGAGGACAAACGCGACCTGGTCTCGCGGCAGTCCCATTAAAACGGTCACGACGTACACGACGGTCGTGTTTACCATGCTGGTCCCAAGCCAGAGCAGCGCAAGCGCGACCACGTAGACGCGGAAGCCGCGGTGGCGCAGCACCGCGCCGACTTCGCGCAGGAACGCGGCCCGCCGCGGTTCGGGCGCGTCCTCTGCCGCCGGGTCCGCCGCCCGCACGCCGGCGCCGACGATCCACAGGCAGGCCAGCCCGAACGCCGCGAGGACCAGGCCCATCGTGCCGAACCCCCACCGCTGGATCAGCCACGGCGACGCGATCATGGCCACTCCGAGACCGGCGAGGGAAGCGCCCGCCTGCCACGAGGCAGCCGCGGGCCGGCCGCGGCCACCGGGCGTGATCTCCGGGAGCAACGCCGCGTACGGGTTCATCACCAGCGAGAACAGGAAGAAAAAGCACGCCAGCGCGGCGGTCACGTAGACGAACACCATCTCCTGGGACGCCCGCGGCGGCGTCCACAGCAGGACGAACGCCGCCGCGAGCGCGGGCGCGCCGAGGACGATGA encodes the following:
- a CDS encoding putative metallopeptidase: MRWELCRRTHDRLRRIVGALQFSHVDPSRIFCVRGYGSTSEAWARIWGLPSLWQQVLEIGPAYVVEIIEPEFSRLPDDEQDRILIHELLHIPRTFSGAIRPHRTPTFRINRRTVERFYQQYLAATIGRAPRVRAAERLLPAQPAGKAMAAISPRAPATARSRPRRTSGKPSGPGRRPPAR
- a CDS encoding twin-arginine translocase TatA/TatE family subunit, whose translation is MPVVRYNCMQELAAAGEPPAARSRCSMFDNPEKLFILFVIALMIFGPSKLASLGASLGRSIRDFRSAVKGAHEEFRSAVQEHVDTITPALPSPESMSLESPAPEVDYGTAMDTPAAPGADAVPASLDGHHEVEAAAAPPAEDDPGSLASEPTAAALRESLSR
- a CDS encoding histidine phosphatase family protein, yielding MQGQLDSPLSDVGRAQSDRLAQVLAEAPLRAVYSSPLSRALDTATAIAARHRLPVVTVDALKEINLGNWEGLTIGEVAVRHPGLLAARRRDPLRVAPEGGETIADVHARALPAVRAIVAAHPGETVAVVAHGAVNKAILLSVLGSPLESYGRMAQDNAAINVLEWRAGTPRVVALNETGHLDGLRPRADSAETPAAPPAYTPRRQPE
- a CDS encoding MFS transporter, which gives rise to MAAGTPARQTALPQRGRPEIPRTTGDGRFLALYGGGALGASVLLQTIFLWLVYFYAPPAGQGRALLPPTLVGFALAAGRVVNAVSNPPIAFWSDRSRGRWGRRRPFIVLGAPALAAAFVLLWTPPRASQEMVFVYVTAALACFFFLFSLVMNPYAALLPEITPGGRGRPAAASWQAGASLAGLGVAMIASPWLIQRWGFGTMGLVLAAFGLACLWIVGAGVRAADPAAEDAPEPRRAAFLREVGAVLRHRGFRVYVVALALLWLGTSMVNTTVVYVVTVLMGLPRDQVAFVLGAAFVCTVAALPLLARLSRALGTAGALTWTLAAATIVVPLIGAIGLRGLPFGPTGQGYAVIVLAAAPLAGLLVLPNVLLADIAEADGVASGESREAMFYAVQGLVLNGATALASAFLGVLLGLGDSPGQTLGLRLIPVVAGACTLAALLVFLRYPRAAEAHRGARSR